The following proteins come from a genomic window of Tepidiforma thermophila:
- a CDS encoding ATP-dependent Clp protease adaptor ClpS, which translates to MSLLPSPGTRVIDETDQQLEPPYHLVLLDDDEHTYAYVIRMCAEIFGYGPEKGYAIACVVDSQGRAVLMTGSHDEVRAKQELVHAYGPDPLMPNSRGSMSAIIEPAYQGTGR; encoded by the coding sequence ATGAGCCTGCTGCCATCTCCAGGGACACGCGTCATCGACGAGACCGATCAGCAGCTCGAACCGCCGTACCACCTCGTGCTGCTGGACGACGACGAGCACACCTACGCCTACGTCATCCGCATGTGCGCCGAGATCTTCGGGTACGGGCCGGAGAAGGGGTACGCCATCGCCTGCGTGGTCGACAGCCAGGGGCGGGCCGTACTGATGACCGGCAGCCACGATGAGGTGCGGGCGAAGCAGGAGCTCGTCCACGCCTACGGGCCGGACCCGCTGATGCCGAATTCGCGCGGGAGCATGTCGGCGATCATCGAGCCGGCGTACCAGGGCACAGGACGTTAA
- a CDS encoding DUF459 domain-containing protein, which produces MEDERDADAPAAPVRGPFRGRAARRWHAALLLLAGLLGGAAGVIYSAASNPQAEAPAAGAAAPPLPVYVMGLAFDGTPEPTPTPTPTPTPPPARLQSAEGVRIWSDGDSTSYFMTVALFQAWSALGGVPVRGADYKISSGLVRSDFFDWPAYLAAEMARYDPDVVVFMVGANDANQVRSEEAYAARVGAVMDLLYRPGRTVVWVGQPNMGRPDLAASVPRVNAIFRAQAAARPWVLYLDAWALTSGPDGSYTAVLPDEAGVPRVMRTDDGVHFTPAGGRLLALAVIAALFEPGR; this is translated from the coding sequence TTGGAGGACGAACGCGACGCCGACGCCCCAGCCGCCCCGGTCCGCGGACCATTCCGGGGCCGGGCGGCGCGCCGGTGGCATGCGGCGCTTCTGCTGCTTGCCGGGCTGCTGGGCGGCGCCGCCGGGGTCATCTATTCGGCGGCGAGCAACCCGCAGGCCGAGGCCCCGGCAGCTGGCGCGGCAGCGCCGCCGCTGCCCGTGTACGTGATGGGCCTCGCTTTCGACGGCACCCCCGAGCCGACGCCGACACCGACACCGACCCCGACGCCGCCGCCTGCCCGCCTCCAGTCGGCCGAGGGCGTGCGCATCTGGTCGGACGGGGATTCGACCTCGTACTTCATGACGGTCGCGCTCTTCCAGGCGTGGAGCGCGCTGGGCGGGGTGCCGGTGCGGGGCGCCGACTACAAGATCTCCTCGGGGCTCGTCAGGAGCGACTTCTTCGACTGGCCGGCCTACCTCGCGGCCGAGATGGCGCGCTACGACCCGGACGTCGTGGTGTTCATGGTCGGCGCGAACGACGCGAACCAGGTGCGTTCGGAGGAGGCGTATGCGGCCCGCGTGGGCGCGGTGATGGACCTGCTCTACCGGCCGGGGCGGACGGTCGTCTGGGTCGGCCAGCCGAACATGGGGCGGCCCGACCTCGCGGCGAGCGTGCCGCGGGTCAACGCGATCTTCCGGGCGCAGGCGGCGGCGCGGCCGTGGGTGCTGTACCTCGATGCGTGGGCGCTCACCTCGGGCCCGGACGGCAGCTACACGGCGGTGCTGCCCGATGAGGCCGGCGTGCCGCGGGTGATGCGGACGGATGATGGGGTCCACTTCACGCCTGCCGGCGGGCGGCTGCTGGCGCTGGCGGTGATCGCGGCGCTGTTCGAACCCGGCCGCTGA
- a CDS encoding alpha-L-fucosidase produces the protein MTDWFAAARFGMFIHWGHASQQGVELSWPMAGGNVALPTGAMTVAAYQASAATFDPRNRDFPALARLAKRCGMQYAVFTAKHHDGYAMFHTKTSDFGVAHSPAGADLVREYVEAFRAEGLRVGLYFSLCDWHHPGYPALTDDDRPYRFGRGRQPTPEGWERFLADMFEQVRELLTNYGPIDLLWFDGGWERTPEQWRAKELEALIRRLQPGILVNDRLPGAGDFATPEQFVPPQPPGERWETCMTLNESWGYVPADTRYKSPRQVVHTLCEVAGRGGNLLLNVSPRGDGTLPPEQTAILEEVAGWMARHGEAIIGTEPGLEPWQFYGPATKRRNVTYLHLLMRPYDRVTVRGVPIDHVRRAWIVATGRELATSGRCAIVDRLLGRDPPGELTIEVPEEELDPLATVLAVEWG, from the coding sequence ATGACAGACTGGTTCGCGGCCGCCCGCTTCGGCATGTTCATCCACTGGGGGCACGCGTCCCAGCAGGGAGTCGAACTGTCGTGGCCGATGGCCGGCGGCAACGTCGCCCTCCCCACGGGCGCGATGACGGTCGCGGCGTACCAGGCCTCGGCGGCCACGTTCGACCCGCGGAACCGCGACTTCCCGGCGCTCGCCCGCCTCGCGAAGCGCTGCGGGATGCAGTACGCAGTCTTCACCGCGAAGCACCATGACGGCTACGCCATGTTCCACACGAAGACGAGCGATTTCGGCGTGGCCCATTCGCCCGCCGGGGCCGACCTCGTCCGGGAGTACGTGGAGGCGTTCCGCGCCGAGGGGCTGCGCGTCGGGCTCTACTTCTCGCTCTGCGACTGGCACCACCCCGGCTACCCGGCGCTCACCGACGATGACCGGCCGTACCGGTTCGGGCGCGGCCGCCAGCCGACGCCCGAGGGCTGGGAGCGGTTCCTCGCCGACATGTTCGAACAGGTGCGCGAGCTGCTGACGAACTACGGGCCGATCGACCTGCTCTGGTTCGACGGCGGCTGGGAGCGCACGCCGGAACAGTGGCGGGCGAAGGAGCTGGAGGCGCTCATCCGGCGGCTGCAGCCCGGCATCCTGGTCAACGACCGGCTGCCCGGGGCCGGCGACTTCGCGACGCCGGAGCAGTTCGTGCCGCCGCAGCCGCCCGGGGAGCGCTGGGAGACCTGCATGACGCTGAACGAGAGCTGGGGGTACGTGCCGGCCGATACCCGCTACAAATCGCCGCGGCAGGTGGTGCACACGCTCTGCGAGGTGGCCGGGCGCGGCGGGAACCTGCTGCTGAACGTGAGCCCCCGGGGCGACGGGACGCTGCCGCCGGAGCAGACCGCCATCCTCGAGGAGGTGGCCGGCTGGATGGCCCGCCACGGCGAGGCGATCATCGGCACCGAACCGGGGCTGGAGCCGTGGCAGTTCTACGGCCCGGCGACGAAGCGGCGGAACGTGACGTACCTCCACCTCCTGATGCGGCCGTACGACCGCGTGACGGTGCGGGGCGTGCCGATCGACCACGTGCGCCGGGCGTGGATCGTGGCCACAGGCCGCGAACTGGCGACCTCCGGCCGCTGCGCCATCGTGGACCGGCTGCTCGGGCGCGACCCGCCGGGCGAGCTGACGATCGAGGTTCCTGAGGAGGAGCTGGACCCGCTGGCGACGGTGCTGGCGGTGGAGTGGGGGTAG
- a CDS encoding ATP-dependent Clp protease adaptor ClpS, which produces MPTPTTELDPALLEKLLPPYRVILHNDDVNTMDHVVKALRRSVPSLTAEEATAIMLEAHHHGRAVVIECPKEAAEHYRARLESFGLTATIEPAGSNG; this is translated from the coding sequence ATGCCGACTCCGACGACGGAACTCGACCCTGCGCTGCTCGAGAAGCTGCTGCCGCCCTACCGCGTGATCCTCCACAACGACGACGTGAACACGATGGACCACGTGGTGAAGGCGCTGCGGCGCTCGGTGCCTTCGCTCACGGCAGAGGAGGCGACGGCGATCATGCTCGAGGCGCACCACCACGGCCGGGCGGTCGTCATCGAATGCCCGAAAGAAGCCGCCGAGCACTACCGCGCGCGGCTGGAATCGTTCGGGCTGACCGCCACCATCGAGCCCGCGGGCAGCAACGGTTGA
- a CDS encoding R3H domain-containing nucleic acid-binding protein has product MTHPSSSSTPLPSEQIVTDDLDLLLDALPPHISGPLRDAERRTDLLEVVMDLGRLPEARYPGREIILSREEVTEADLQWVIARIGDFGDDNRAGIERTLHRISCIRNRRGKVIGLTCRVGRAVYGTIRVIEDLVLSGKNILLLGRPGVGKTTMLREVARVLADDANKRVIIVDTSNEIGGDGDVPHPAIGGSRRMQVATPSMQHAVMIEAVENHMPEVIVIDEIGTELEAQAARTIAERGVQLVGTAHGTSLENLMLNPTLADLIGGIQSVTLGDEEARRRGTQKSILERKAPPTFDIVVEIESWRRVSIHKNVAETVDAILRGYRAKPETRQLGPGGRIEIVDDADREGGEFGMGALGAGGARGGRPPTWEIGHRRNGGHIREYREPREPRAYEPAEPAGPEPEDEEEGTPFVTAAPRAASRITRLFPFGIPRGRLEQAARSVGANIELVDDPADADAVITLRNYYRNKPPALREAEDRNLPLYVVKSSGVYQLEQALLQLRGDRGSAGRGPRRDPMVDIFRETEEAIAKVLEEGRPVELPPANSYVRRVQHQLANRYNLESRSSGKEPMRRVKILPLGTGTPFER; this is encoded by the coding sequence GTGACCCACCCGTCTTCTTCTTCAACGCCGCTGCCATCTGAACAGATCGTCACCGACGACCTCGACCTGCTGCTCGATGCGCTGCCGCCGCACATCTCCGGCCCGCTGCGCGACGCCGAGCGCCGCACCGACCTGCTCGAAGTGGTGATGGACCTCGGCCGCCTGCCCGAGGCGCGCTACCCCGGCCGCGAAATTATCCTCAGCCGGGAGGAGGTGACCGAGGCCGACCTCCAGTGGGTGATCGCCCGGATCGGCGACTTCGGCGACGACAACCGCGCCGGCATCGAGCGCACCCTCCACCGCATCTCCTGCATCCGCAACCGGCGGGGCAAAGTGATCGGCCTCACCTGCCGCGTGGGCCGGGCCGTCTACGGCACCATCCGCGTGATCGAAGACCTCGTGCTGAGCGGCAAGAACATCCTCCTCCTCGGCCGGCCGGGTGTGGGCAAGACGACGATGCTGCGCGAGGTGGCCCGCGTCCTCGCTGACGACGCGAACAAGCGGGTCATCATCGTCGATACCTCGAACGAAATCGGCGGCGACGGCGATGTGCCCCACCCGGCGATCGGCGGCTCCCGCCGGATGCAGGTCGCGACGCCCTCGATGCAGCACGCGGTGATGATCGAAGCCGTCGAGAACCACATGCCGGAGGTCATCGTCATCGACGAGATCGGCACCGAGCTGGAGGCGCAGGCGGCCCGGACGATCGCCGAGCGCGGCGTGCAGCTCGTCGGCACGGCCCACGGCACCTCGCTCGAGAACCTGATGCTGAACCCGACGCTGGCCGACCTGATCGGCGGGATCCAGTCGGTCACCCTCGGCGACGAAGAGGCCCGGCGGCGCGGCACGCAGAAGTCGATCCTCGAGCGGAAGGCGCCGCCGACCTTCGACATCGTGGTCGAGATCGAGAGCTGGCGGCGGGTCTCCATTCACAAGAATGTGGCGGAGACGGTCGATGCCATCCTCCGCGGCTACCGGGCGAAGCCGGAGACGCGGCAGCTCGGCCCGGGCGGGCGGATCGAGATTGTGGACGATGCGGACCGCGAGGGCGGCGAGTTCGGCATGGGCGCCCTGGGCGCCGGCGGCGCGCGCGGCGGGCGGCCGCCGACCTGGGAGATTGGGCACCGCCGGAACGGCGGCCACATCCGCGAGTACCGCGAACCGCGCGAGCCGCGCGCCTACGAACCGGCAGAGCCGGCCGGGCCCGAGCCCGAGGACGAGGAGGAGGGCACGCCGTTCGTGACAGCAGCGCCGCGCGCAGCATCGCGGATTACGCGGCTCTTCCCGTTCGGCATCCCGCGGGGGCGGCTGGAGCAGGCCGCGCGCTCGGTGGGCGCCAACATCGAACTGGTCGATGACCCGGCCGATGCCGATGCCGTGATTACGCTCCGCAACTACTACCGGAACAAGCCGCCGGCCCTGCGCGAGGCCGAAGACCGGAACCTGCCGCTCTACGTGGTGAAGAGCAGCGGCGTCTACCAGCTCGAGCAGGCGCTCCTCCAGCTCCGGGGCGACCGCGGGAGCGCGGGCCGCGGCCCGCGGCGCGACCCGATGGTCGATATCTTCCGCGAGACGGAAGAGGCGATCGCGAAGGTGCTGGAGGAGGGGCGGCCGGTGGAGCTGCCGCCGGCGAACAGCTACGTCCGGCGGGTGCAGCACCAGCTGGCGAACCGGTACAACCTTGAGAGCCGCAGCTCCGGCAAGGAGCCGATGCGCCGGGTGAAGATCCTGCCGCTCGGCACCGGGACGCCGTTCGAGCGGTGA
- a CDS encoding LysM peptidoglycan-binding domain-containing protein produces MTDTTCHYCERPATADCPTCGRLYCEEHGAEVCLRCMAPESAVPSARVFRGSLALLALATLVTAFLLIRPPASESRGPLVRELPSPTPAVSATATPTPRGGAPTPTPAPGRTATAAATAPTTVTAAASPTPPATPTPAGRVYVVQPGDTLFQIALDNDTTVEAIVALNPGLNPDTLAVGMEIRLP; encoded by the coding sequence GTGACCGACACGACCTGTCATTACTGCGAACGCCCGGCGACGGCCGACTGCCCGACCTGCGGCCGCCTCTACTGCGAGGAGCACGGCGCCGAGGTGTGCCTGCGGTGCATGGCGCCGGAATCGGCTGTGCCCTCGGCAAGGGTATTCCGCGGGTCGCTGGCGCTGCTGGCGCTGGCCACGCTCGTGACGGCCTTCCTGCTCATCCGCCCGCCGGCGAGCGAGAGCCGCGGTCCGCTCGTGCGCGAACTGCCGAGCCCGACGCCGGCGGTCAGCGCGACCGCGACGCCCACGCCGCGCGGCGGCGCGCCGACCCCGACCCCTGCGCCAGGGCGCACCGCGACGGCCGCGGCCACGGCGCCAACCACGGTAACGGCGGCGGCATCACCCACGCCTCCGGCCACCCCGACGCCGGCGGGCCGCGTGTACGTCGTGCAGCCCGGCGATACCCTCTTCCAGATCGCGCTGGATAACGACACGACCGTCGAGGCCATCGTCGCGCTCAACCCGGGGCTGAACCCGGACACCCTTGCCGTCGGCATGGAGATTCGGCTGCCATGA
- a CDS encoding MFS transporter has translation MEHDDALRRLQPPRGRKRHPRPLHGALLDRFGPRKVASAGVVILGLGFMLFSRVQEPWQFYAAFLVIAVGASMSGFLTATFAAVHWFERRRATAISLTSAGFAIGGMCVPLTVLALESLGGRTTALLSGVLIIAAGLPLARLYRHHPHELGLEPDGGPPAAARRATGGLGARRRTATSPSARSSAPRPSG, from the coding sequence CTGGAGCACGACGATGCTCTCCGCCGCCTCCAGCCTCCGCGAGGCCGAAAGCGGCATCCTCGGCCACTCCACGGCGCCCTGCTCGACCGGTTCGGGCCGCGAAAGGTCGCCTCGGCCGGCGTCGTCATCCTCGGTCTCGGCTTCATGCTCTTCAGCCGCGTGCAGGAGCCCTGGCAGTTCTACGCCGCCTTCCTCGTCATCGCCGTCGGCGCGAGCATGTCGGGCTTCCTCACGGCCACCTTCGCCGCCGTCCACTGGTTCGAACGCCGCCGCGCCACAGCCATCTCGCTCACCTCGGCCGGCTTCGCTATCGGCGGCATGTGCGTGCCGCTCACCGTCCTTGCCCTCGAAAGCCTCGGCGGGCGCACCACGGCGCTCCTCTCCGGGGTCCTCATCATCGCGGCCGGGCTGCCGCTTGCCCGGCTCTACCGGCACCACCCCCATGAGCTCGGCCTCGAACCCGACGGCGGCCCGCCGGCAGCCGCGCGGCGCGCCACGGGCGGCCTCGGCGCGCGCCGGCGCACCGCGACTTCACCCTCGGCGAGGTCGTCCGCACCCCGGCCTTCTGGCTGA
- a CDS encoding MFS transporter — translation MPPTRGWSPPSWSSTASRGGGAAPKMTAIRADYFGRAAFGTIMGVSNLVILSGTILGPLIAGVAYDRTGNYRLGFDILAFIALAGSVFFLLASRPSPPPSRRP, via the coding sequence ATGCCGCCAACCCGTGGATGGTCGCCGCCTTCGTGGTCATCCACGGCCTCGCGTGGGGGTGGCGCGGCCCCCAAGATGACCGCCATCCGGGCCGACTACTTCGGCCGGGCCGCCTTCGGCACGATCATGGGCGTCTCGAACCTGGTCATCCTGAGCGGCACGATCCTCGGCCCGCTCATCGCCGGCGTCGCCTACGACCGCACCGGCAACTACCGCCTCGGCTTCGATATCCTCGCCTTCATCGCCCTCGCCGGCTCCGTCTTCTTCCTCCTCGCCAGCCGCCCATCCCCGCCGCCCTCCCGCCGCCCCTAG
- the pdxT gene encoding pyridoxal 5'-phosphate synthase glutaminase subunit PdxT: protein MTNVQVPGPRTVGVLALQGDFREHREMLEAMGHRAIEIRKPAQLEGIDALIIPGGESTTIARLILSNGFQQPLRDFCASGKPTWGTCAGAILLAQEVDRLDRPGIEVMAIRVRRNAFGRQVDSFEEEIAIDGIEGGPFRAVFIRAPVIERVDPPARAIARLEDGTVVAARQGNLLATSFHPELTHDPRLHAYFLAMGAPQGAAK, encoded by the coding sequence ATGACCAACGTCCAGGTTCCAGGCCCGCGCACCGTGGGCGTCCTTGCCCTGCAGGGCGACTTCCGCGAGCACCGCGAGATGCTCGAGGCGATGGGCCACCGCGCCATCGAAATCCGCAAGCCGGCCCAGCTCGAGGGGATTGATGCGCTCATCATCCCCGGGGGCGAAAGCACCACCATTGCCCGGCTGATCCTCTCGAACGGCTTCCAGCAGCCCCTGCGCGACTTCTGCGCGAGCGGGAAGCCAACCTGGGGCACCTGCGCGGGCGCCATCCTCCTCGCGCAGGAGGTCGACCGGCTCGACCGGCCGGGCATCGAGGTGATGGCGATCCGGGTGCGCCGGAACGCCTTCGGCCGCCAGGTGGACAGCTTCGAAGAGGAGATCGCCATCGACGGAATCGAGGGCGGGCCGTTCCGGGCCGTGTTCATCCGTGCGCCCGTCATCGAGCGGGTCGACCCGCCGGCCCGGGCGATCGCCCGGCTGGAGGACGGGACCGTGGTGGCGGCGCGGCAGGGGAACCTGCTGGCGACGAGCTTCCACCCGGAACTGACGCACGATCCGCGGCTGCACGCCTACTTCCTGGCGATGGGCGCGCCGCAGGGGGCAGCGAAATGA
- a CDS encoding patatin-like phospholipase family protein — translation MAPEAPRNGLRALVLGGGGTYGVVQAAYIQAAFELGFRPDLVVGTSVGSLNGAWVAMYPDDPEGLLEVWRGLGRIRVLRWNPVHLAARIARSPRALRENDIVRGLLDAHVRDLRFEDARLQLAVVATNLTRGQKHLFREGPLAPAIAASTAIPGVFEPVEIGGELFVDGCITASVDIASALALGAGEVLAIDLTPPPGAAPPPRTAIGVLARSFRILTHATTDAMEAIAHSAAAVRVVRPDLAGLSPWRLDVSEGLIQEQLARARSELTRVIDPWGRVMPAGRSHPGGSARLAA, via the coding sequence GTGGCACCGGAGGCTCCCCGGAACGGTCTGCGGGCGCTGGTCCTCGGCGGGGGCGGGACCTACGGCGTGGTCCAGGCCGCCTACATCCAGGCCGCGTTCGAGCTCGGCTTCCGGCCCGACCTCGTCGTCGGCACGAGCGTCGGCTCGCTGAACGGCGCCTGGGTGGCGATGTACCCGGACGACCCGGAGGGGCTGCTCGAGGTGTGGCGGGGGCTCGGCCGGATCCGGGTGCTGCGCTGGAACCCGGTCCACCTGGCCGCGCGGATTGCGCGGAGCCCCCGCGCCCTGCGCGAGAACGACATCGTTCGCGGCCTGCTCGATGCCCACGTGCGCGACCTCCGCTTCGAGGATGCGCGGCTCCAGCTCGCGGTGGTGGCGACAAACCTGACGCGCGGGCAGAAGCACCTCTTCCGCGAAGGGCCGCTGGCGCCGGCGATTGCGGCGTCGACCGCCATCCCGGGGGTGTTCGAGCCGGTGGAGATCGGCGGCGAGCTGTTCGTCGACGGCTGCATCACCGCGTCGGTCGACATTGCCAGCGCGCTGGCGCTGGGCGCGGGCGAGGTGCTGGCGATCGACCTGACGCCGCCGCCGGGCGCCGCGCCGCCCCCGCGGACCGCCATCGGCGTGCTCGCCCGCTCGTTCAGAATCCTGACCCACGCCACGACCGATGCGATGGAGGCGATCGCGCACTCCGCGGCGGCGGTCCGGGTGGTGCGGCCGGACCTTGCCGGGCTGTCGCCGTGGCGGCTGGATGTGTCGGAGGGGCTGATCCAGGAGCAGCTTGCGCGGGCGCGGAGTGAGCTGACGCGGGTGATCGATCCCTGGGGCCGGGTGATGCCTGCGGGGAGGTCCCACCCGGGCGGCAGCGCACGGCTGGCGGCGTAG
- the tmk gene encoding dTMP kinase → MSSGARGRFIVFEGGDGSGKSTAAAAVAARLEAAGQRVVLTREPGGTPAGEAIRALLHHRLSPWAELFAFLAARAELVSTVIRPALEGGATVICDRFAPSTFAYQVHARGLDPVVVRTANRAAAGGLEPDLVVYLDIDPAAGLARKAGEGPAVATGQEGLEFHRKVREGYLLQARDDPARWAVIDASLPAERVAELALERVLRALR, encoded by the coding sequence GTGAGCAGCGGCGCGCGCGGCCGGTTCATCGTCTTCGAGGGCGGCGACGGCTCGGGCAAGAGCACGGCGGCGGCCGCCGTTGCGGCGCGGCTGGAGGCGGCCGGCCAGCGGGTGGTGCTCACGCGGGAGCCGGGCGGGACCCCTGCCGGCGAGGCGATCCGGGCCCTGCTCCACCACCGGCTGAGCCCGTGGGCCGAGCTGTTCGCCTTCCTCGCGGCCCGCGCCGAGCTGGTCAGCACGGTGATCCGGCCCGCGCTCGAGGGCGGCGCGACCGTCATCTGCGACCGGTTCGCGCCGAGCACCTTCGCCTACCAGGTCCATGCCCGCGGCCTCGACCCGGTGGTCGTGCGGACCGCCAACCGCGCCGCCGCCGGCGGCCTGGAGCCCGACCTCGTGGTCTACCTCGATATCGACCCTGCGGCCGGGCTGGCCCGGAAGGCGGGCGAGGGACCGGCCGTCGCCACCGGCCAGGAGGGGCTCGAGTTCCACCGAAAGGTCCGCGAGGGGTACCTCCTCCAGGCGCGGGACGACCCGGCGCGCTGGGCCGTCATCGATGCCAGCCTGCCCGCCGAGCGGGTCGCCGAGCTCGCCCTGGAACGGGTGCTGCGGGCCCTGCGCTAG
- a CDS encoding alpha/beta hydrolase has protein sequence MARRLLLSAAAAFAALALACSDRAPSNADAGTAGPGPAALQWSNCGGRAECTTLQVPLDWDKPSGETIEIAVIRYPARKPDQRIGVLMANPGGPGGSAIDFLRAWQSILAPDIRDRFDLVAFDPRGVGESTPILCHDRLQELVAVDPDPDTEAEWQEAERVAKAFADDCAAAAGRLLPHVGTKDVARDMDALRAALGEEQLTYVGYSYGTTLGAVYADLFPGRVRAFVLDGGTDQSLDYETLAVTQMVGFERALQAYLDDCAARRCPLGRDGNPRAAIDRVIAAAEQAPIPAPGADRPAGPGEVQLGIISALYSTSYWNQLTQALVRALAGDGTGLVQLTDQYLLRNPDGSYPNLIEANYAVNSVDSVCPKDPRAYRAMADRFAKIAPTFGRSAASSGLVCAYWAAPPDPLGVPRAAGSAPILVIATTNDPATPYEWGKALSEQLENAVLLTYRGNGHTIYAQGNACVDEVVNAYLLNLALPAAGTTCGDGPPPPGQAAEPAASPPTEAATPSPAARLATPTPAAAGDPPAESGQSGGGEPATWGYWLVGLLLLATAIAFVGIGVAQSRRARPPGP, from the coding sequence ATGGCCCGACGCCTCCTCCTGTCCGCTGCTGCCGCCTTCGCCGCCCTTGCGCTGGCCTGCTCCGACCGCGCACCCTCGAACGCCGACGCCGGCACCGCCGGACCCGGCCCTGCCGCGCTCCAGTGGTCGAACTGCGGCGGCCGCGCCGAGTGCACCACCCTCCAGGTCCCGCTCGACTGGGACAAACCGTCAGGCGAAACGATCGAGATCGCCGTCATCCGCTACCCGGCGCGCAAGCCCGACCAGCGGATCGGCGTGCTGATGGCGAACCCCGGCGGCCCCGGTGGCTCCGCCATCGACTTCCTCCGCGCCTGGCAGAGCATCCTCGCCCCCGACATCCGCGACCGCTTCGACCTCGTCGCCTTCGACCCGCGCGGCGTCGGCGAAAGCACCCCCATCCTCTGCCACGACCGCCTCCAGGAGCTCGTCGCCGTCGACCCCGACCCTGACACCGAGGCCGAGTGGCAGGAGGCCGAGCGCGTCGCGAAGGCGTTCGCTGACGACTGCGCCGCAGCCGCCGGGCGCCTCCTCCCCCACGTCGGCACGAAGGACGTGGCGCGGGATATGGACGCCCTCCGCGCCGCCCTCGGCGAAGAGCAGCTCACCTACGTCGGCTACTCCTACGGGACGACGCTCGGCGCCGTCTACGCTGACCTCTTCCCCGGGCGCGTCCGCGCCTTTGTGCTCGACGGCGGCACCGACCAGTCGCTCGACTACGAAACCCTGGCCGTGACCCAGATGGTCGGCTTCGAACGGGCCCTCCAGGCCTATCTCGACGACTGCGCGGCGCGGCGCTGCCCCCTCGGGCGCGACGGCAACCCCCGGGCCGCCATCGACCGCGTCATCGCCGCTGCGGAGCAGGCGCCGATCCCCGCGCCCGGCGCCGACCGCCCGGCCGGCCCCGGCGAAGTCCAGCTCGGCATCATCTCCGCCCTCTACAGCACGTCGTACTGGAATCAGCTCACGCAGGCGCTCGTCCGCGCGCTCGCCGGCGACGGCACCGGCCTCGTCCAGCTCACCGACCAGTACCTGCTCCGCAACCCCGACGGCTCCTACCCGAACCTGATCGAAGCGAACTACGCCGTTAACTCGGTCGATTCGGTCTGCCCGAAAGACCCGCGCGCCTACCGGGCGATGGCCGACCGGTTCGCGAAGATTGCGCCCACCTTCGGCCGGTCGGCGGCCTCGAGCGGGCTCGTCTGCGCCTACTGGGCGGCCCCGCCCGACCCGCTCGGCGTGCCCCGGGCCGCCGGCTCGGCGCCCATCCTCGTCATCGCCACGACCAACGACCCTGCCACGCCCTACGAGTGGGGGAAGGCCCTGAGCGAGCAGCTCGAGAATGCCGTCCTGCTGACCTACCGCGGCAACGGCCACACCATCTACGCCCAGGGCAACGCCTGCGTCGACGAGGTGGTCAACGCCTACCTGCTGAACCTGGCGCTGCCCGCCGCGGGCACCACCTGCGGCGACGGTCCGCCGCCGCCCGGGCAGGCCGCCGAACCGGCTGCATCGCCGCCGACAGAGGCCGCGACGCCGTCGCCCGCTGCCCGCCTGGCCACCCCAACGCCGGCCGCCGCCGGCGACCCACCGGCCGAGAGCGGCCAGTCCGGAGGCGGCGAGCCGGCCACGTGGGGCTACTGGCTGGTCGGCCTGCTCCTGCTGGCGACGGCCATCGCCTTCGTCGGCATCGGCGTCGCTCAGTCCCGCCGCGCGCGCCCGCCCGGCCCCTAA